CTCCAAACGAGCTCTCACCGTGCACAGTTTTGAATCCTTTCAAAAATGTATCTGCtgtgtctttaaatatttggtgtgTCGAGGGGGCTTCGATGGCAGTGCCCATAATTTAAAACCAGATTTTGCTACTTTGCATCTCAGGAGGTGCGGGGCTCactccccctgtccccaccccatctGCGGGTGGTCCCCCGCCCCGGGCCGGACGGGGTCGCGCGGCGGGAACTCGCGCGGGGGCTCGAAGCGCCGGGTGCGCTCCCACGCGGCGGGGGGAGCCTCTCGCaggccgcgcccccgcccccgtccgccctggccccgccccgcgcccgcccgccctcccGGCGCGCATTGGAGCCGCGGGCTGTCGCTCCCCGCTctctggggagggggcgccgcgGGCTGCGGTCCCACTGCAGAGGGTTGTTCACTGCGGGTGCGACCGAGGCTTCCCGGCCTCCTGGGCGCCCGGCCCCGCGAGCCGCCCCCTGACCTCGGCAGCAGGGTCGCCGGGGACCCCCGCGCCCTCGGTAAGTGAGGGACGGCgagggggtggcagggaagggggtCTGGGCCAGGGTCAGGTCCTCTGGCCGCCCGCGCGGCGGGGTGGGCGCCCACAACCGGGGCCCCCGAGGTGGCCGGGGTAAGAACCGGGAGGGTCGTCCGTCCGCCCGCATCTCCAGCCAGCGGCCACCCTGGTCAGCTGTGCCCACCCGCCCTCTCCGCGTTACAGCTCGTCCTGGCAGCAGGGGTTGCGGGGACCGCTTGCCCTTCCTTACCCTCATTTGAGAGGAACGTGATTTGGGGCCCCTGGCCATTCTGTTTGTGCAGACAGCCTGAAGCTGGGCTATCTGTTCCACGCCCCCGGCACTTTCCTTTTTGAGTTCTTTATCGTGCGCTCCAGCACCTGCCACCAGGCGCGTCCAGCCGAACGAGCCGCCTTCCTCCGGAGGCAGCTTGGTGGTCCGCATCCGGCCCTGGGAGAGATTCGCAGCTTTCCTCGCAGGGGCTCGCTCTTTTCCTCCGGGCTTCTCTGCTCAAGGGGGAAAGGGGCGTTAGACATGAGACTCGGTCAGGAAATGACAACAGGGACTTTAAGATTGCTGTGGCGGTAAGAGTACCCTGCTGGCTAAGGAGGAATCATCTGCAGACTAACACTCTTCAAAGTTTTAAGGTCTTCAGATTGTATTTTCCCCATTTCGGTTAGGTTTTTGGGGAATTTATTTCTATTGTGATATCCATTCAAGTGAGCTTCTCAGGCAGTTGCCTTTGGGCAATCCAGGGCAATTTCAAATCCTACAGTCTTAAACATGGTCTAATTTCAATATTTCTGTTAGTTATACATTCTCTGGCTGGTAAACACTCAGGTGCTGAGAACTGCGAGACAGGAGAAGACTTAAAGAGAGAGCTATAATCAGCTGTGATTCTGGAGCATATGGAAGCATCATTTGAGGAGGGACACCTACAATGTTCATATTTTAGTTCCCGCGCTGTTCTGGGATGATCTTGTCCTTCCATCAGGGGCATGGAGTATGGAACTCCAACCTAAGGGAATACTTAGATCATAAACTGATTTGCAGAGTTCCAGTTCCTCTTGTGGTTCATAGAATCAAGAGCTGCCCAAATAAACCTACAACGCTGAAGGATTTACATAAAAATAGTACAAGGAAAGAGTCCCCTTGCTTATTTTAGGACTTGGATCAACAAAAATTGGTACAACTTTTGTTGAATCATCCCCTCACATCTTTGTTCGTTGGTCACGCTATTCTGtggattaattttatattttatatgtaaccAATCAGTTTGCCAATCACATAGCTTAGCGATTATCTTTGGCTCCTTAATTAGTTCCagaaccaagaaaacaaaatataaggaaTTTCAGAagcttgattttaaaataacacgAACCCAGTCTAGTCTTGGTTCAATTATGAGTTCATGGGCTGTGTTATGGTTAAATAACCATAAGTTAAATTTAAGCAATGAAAACGTTTTTGACTAGTGAATCTAGTGCAGATTAGTATCtccaaataattcattttcctgATAAAACTCTATTGCGCACTTTCAGAGCTTGGATTCAACCAAAGATTACCTACTAGCTGTGGAATCtcgggcaagttgcttaactctgtgcctcagtttcttcctctgcagaTAGTGATACCAGCACCTACTCACTTCATAATGTTGTGGGGAAGATTAGAGATGTATGTAAACGTGCTTATTAGCCTTTCCTAAGGCACAGAtgctgctcaataaatgttagtgctTATTATCATTCACTCTTACTGACCTTTGGCTATGTGCTCATTATGGAAAACTTTTGAACAGTAGatacttagggaaaaaaatgtcaaaatcataCAACTACATTTAAGAGTGGTGAATGACAGTGATGTTAAACTTCCCGAAAGTATGTATGAAAAGTGGCACTTCCCTGACAGAACATACATTTTTAGAACAGAAACCTTATGGTAGAATGGAAAGAACATTGGAGAGGCAAAGTCTTCAGTTCTAACTCTGGCCATGACCTTGTCTAACTGTATGGCTTTCAGCAGTCCAACCACCCACTCTGGAGCTCGATTTCTTCATCTGGCTGGGCTTGAAAAATCTCTAAGATCCTTTGCAGCTGCAGAATTCTTTACTGCATGTAATAAAAATTACCCTAGCTTGCTTATCACCTTGCCTTTcattgttttgttaatgtttgttttgttaactTGGAATTGAGTCATAAACATTCGTAAAGACAGCGCAATGAAAGAATTGGTATCAGATTTGCAAATAATCCAAGATGAAGTTTTAAGAAAGAGAGTAGAGGAAAATAGATTCACATGGAaatctttttgatattttaattctcCAGTTATTTCAGTAAGTTATTCTGTGGGAAACGTGCCTGGTAGAATCATATACGTTCGACGGAAATCTAGGAAATTGTTTTCCTAGAAAGCAATAGGCTGATGGTGAAATAAAATGccactctcttttctctcatcaGGTTGAtccttaagtaaaataaaaatctatcccGTAAAGGGCTttcatgaagaaattaaagagaggAAATTACAAGTAATAGAGAAACTAGGAGTTGCACACTGGAGAAGCCACCCAAAATAACTGGAGTAAGACAAAACGAGTGAATACATCTGGAAGAAATTTTACTTAGTATGGTATTTTTGCCCACTTTTTGGTCATAAAGGCCgccaaggaagaaagaatatagtTTTCTAGAGAAAGAACGAGTGTAATGTAAAAATGGAAGCCACAGTTTCTGAAATTCAAGTCGAAAGCAAGGATGAGAAGAGACCAACAGAAGTCAGTCCTCAAGACGAGCGGCAGGAGGAAAAAGCATCAGTGCTTTGcttcaagagaagaaagaaagcagccAAAGAGATGAAGCCCAAAACTAGCTCTAAAGCTGCTGGTGCAGCAAGAACGGGTCCCCCAGAGGCGGGAGCTTCTGATCAGCCCCAGGCCCCAGTGGGGGCCTGGGCGTCAATCAAACGTCTTGTAACGCACAGGAAAAGGTCAGAAGCTTCAAAGCAGCAAAAGCCCTTTGAGGCTAAAGTGCAACCTGAAATCAGTGCTGAGGATGCTGATCTTTCTAGGAAAAAGGCAAAATCCAGACTCAAGATTCCCTGCATAAAATtctccaaaagagagaaaagaagtaatCATTCCAAAATTATAGAAGATTCCGACTGCAGCCTCAGAGTCCAGGGAGAGGCTGAACGTTTGGATACGGAAGCTCCGACCCAATCCGATGAGCAGGCAACCACGCCCAAGTTGCCCCAGGATGTGAGTAAAGCTGTCTCACAGAAAGGGGGCGATGAGGTCTGTGAGCCAAATGGGAGCCACAGCACAATGGCACCTGGGGAAAAAGTGATTGCAGTAGAACTTGGGTTAGACACGGGGCATTCTGCCATTCACACAGGAACTCTAGTCATTGAACGAGATACTGAAACAACTGAGGAAAAACAAAGCGTTCAACCCCAGCAAGCAAGCCCACTTGAACCTTCAGAAACACAACAGCAACCCCCTTTGGTTTCTGATGTTCCTCCCTCACCTGCAGTCCCAGATCAGCAAATTGTGGAAGAAGCCAAAAGCAATATCCTAGAAAGTGGACCAAATTGGAAACAGCACGAAAGTGGAGAGATTGTTGCTGAAGAGAGTGAGCCAAAAGATACTGAACTGAGCCAGAAATCAGAGCTTAGAGGAAATGAGGTCACTGCAGAgaaaccaaaaccagaagaaagcaaaagaatggagccaattgctattattattacagACACTGAAATCAGTGAATTTGATGTTAAGAAATCTAAAAATGTCCCTAAGCAATTCTTAATTTCAATTGAAAACGAGCAAATAGGGGTTTTTGCTAATGATAGTGGTTTTGAGGGTAGAACTTCAGAACAATACGAAACACTCTTAAAAGAAACGGCTTCTTCTCTTGTCAAGAATGCTATTCAGTTGTCTATAGAACAGCTGATTAATGAAATGGCCTctgatgataataaaataaacaatcttCTGCAGTGACTTAATTTCCAAAtcatgggaggaaaagaaaaaaagcttaatgctgaattattttacatacttgcggcatttctttttcagtaaCAAATGAGGGATTtatcatctgtggaatttaaagGTATAGTTCCAATCCAGAAGTGCTAAAGAATTACGTTTATAAAACCCTTTCTCCCCCAGAGATGTAGTCACTTCTGGATCAGAGGAAGCCCATACAGATTGCAATGCACAGTGACATACAGGGAGGTGTGAAAATGACATGTGGAGATTGGGGTACTTGGGGGAAGGAAGCTGTATTAATTGAGCACTTATGGGATGACATAAACTCTTTACTGTTCTCTGATGTCACAAAGCCTGGTTTCCCTTTGATAGTTCGATCCTGTGTATAGGTTAACATCACATTCGATTTTcaaagcttcccccccccccacagtgcacttttatgtttaaaatggtGAAGAAGGTGAGCTATTTTTGTCAATGTGTGATTTATAGTTGTTACACTCATAGGCAGTAGTCTTACCTCAAAAAAATATTGCCTTTTCTTAGTTTCAGCAGAATGTGCATATTTGAATTAAACATGAGTGTTTTTCTAGTCCTGCTTAAATACTGTACACAAGCCATTCACAATTTACTTCAGACAGACAAATAATTACCAAGTGCAAAGGTGTAGAAACAGGCAGGGCATCTTCGCTCTCCATCTTCTGCCTCCAGCAGACCTGTATAAATCCATTTCTGCATGGGGTCGTCTACtgaaaagcttaaaaacaaaacctgaaaagctaagcaacagcaacagcagcaacaaaaagtGAGATCATTGTTTTCCATCCAGGGGAAGGCAAACTGCCCGagtaacaaattatcacagatAACATAGGATTCATCTTGCAGGATTGCTTCTCTAGAGCCCGTATTCATCAACCTCTCCTCAAAGAGGGAACGTGAATTCAAAGCCTGCCTGGCAGTGAAAGTACTAGGAAATCACAATAACCTGGTGAAAATATTGTCCATTCTTGACCAAGAAGGAGCCAAGTACATAGTtgaatagaaaaagtaaaaagttacTGCTAAAGCACATTGTATTTTAAACGTCAGTATTCTCTCATTGTGCCTCTGTGTCGAGATACCAGTAACAAACATTTTACatggattttgaaaaataactttttcatcAGTATTTCCAGTCCAGCTAATcccttacagaaaaaaatgaacttaatgtAACCATAAGggcttatttgcattttattcgGTTATTTAAATCATCGATCTCATTAATAATTaccatattttttgaaaaagtaattacATTTCAATCTTTCCTTGTGTGAAATGGCCATAATACTACAATACACTTCCCTACCTCACAGGTAAAGGTTCAAACTGTAGAGTCCCCCACTGTCTAAGTGGCGGCATTACTCTGAAAGTGGATGAAGTATGAAGAGCTCTCCATTTGAGTTGTAAGGTATTTGCTAAAGAGTATTTGTACATTCTTGGGGAAAAGAGTGTACATTGGATGATTGTAAATGATCTAGGTGACTTCCAGCATTATTACGTATAGAAAGTATGTGCTAATTTGTCCTATAGaaccttctttgtttcttgctgTGAGTACATCTTGAGACCTCTGGCAGAAAAACCTAATCTGACTTTGGAACTGAACCAAATAATGGATATTATTAGCAAGATTCTTTCCTGAGGTGCAAAATTATCCCCCCAGACTTTCCTACCTTCATGCCTATAACTTTGGGACCAGAAACCCACAAAAATCCTTCAATTTAGCAATGTGAGCGTGGATTTTCAAAACACATGACCCAAGAGATGAATTTCTTTTAGtgtacaatttttaaacatttaaaaaagactgCTAAGTCATTCTCCCTAAAACTACTTTTTCATTCACTCTCTGTGGTGCTAATGGACTTGGATGGCTACCAGCAAATATCAGATCATATTTAAAAGTGAACAGTTGTTAAAAACCTGATCAAAGTTGGTGCATTTTAACTGTTTTGAAGAATCCTGTCTTCATTTACTGCCAGAATGGCTCAAGCCAATATACTTGCATTGTAAACTTTTTAGTAATCTCTCATGAATGAGCACAGAGCACAGCACTTACCAgtgattgaaaatattttggaaggcTTAGGCATATTTGggagttttaaaaacagatacaagataaatatgtgtaattatttttgttaaaatatcacTTTCTCTAGTCCTAggtttctacctttttttttcccactatggtttgatatatatttttggttAGAATGTATTATAATTGATTGTTTCTCTGGTAAGATGTGTACTCCACTTGCATTCATCTTAATTGGCTTTTCCTTAATCTTTCCTACTGAGAATATCTGGGGAGTTAAATAAGTAGGATTCCAGTTTGAAAAAGGAATCCAGAAATTAATTGGTCTCCATCTAAATATACCTGCCACATGGCCAAATCCTATTAAAAGGAATTCTAAGGTGATCCAAACTGTATTGTTGTAGACACAAGCAGGAGTCACATAACTTGGAAGTCTCttataaaatatgtttcatttcaaTAGTGTTTATTTTAAGCAATTCGACCTTATATGCGAGACATTAAATGAATTTAAGTAGGTTCCTATTCAATTCATATCCATTTGACATgattaaaatgatcatttaaaagGCAATTCAATGACACTGCATTAATTTTCACTTAAATGTGCTGTGGTATAAATGCTGCTTTTAATGAACACTTATTAATTAGTTGGGATTCAGTTTGTCTTTGAGTTTAGGATTTTACAAGGTGGGTTGGTTTATTGGATGCTTGTTAATTTTTTCGGCACATTATCTTCCCCCTTCTAAGAGTCCAGTATTATTCACTTCGCTTTACAACCCAGTGAATATGAAAaccctcttctattttctctagCACTATTCACTTAACATTTTCTCAAAGTACTTTATAGGGTATAAAAATAGTACTGGGTAATATCTAAGTGAAGGtagcagaaaacaaaagaactttcAAACAGAAATTAtgttccctgcctcctcctccacctcaaAGAATAATAAGCATGTGGCACAAATGGAGTTCTTCAGAAAAGCTGTCTGCATAATTTTCTTTCAAGGCAATTTCAAGGCATTTGACAGCACGAAGTTTGTGATGATCTTAATTGGTCTACTATTTAGTGGAGTCTAAGAAACTctgatttatttctgagagattatCTTATTTCACGAGTATCTGTGAAAAGCCTTACTGCTAAAGGCCATTAGTCATGGGAGGGCACCAGTCAAATCTGGCTTTTGCATGCAATCCAGAGTTAACTTCATAAATGTTTAACTTCAAGTTgccttattttttatagttatgAGTTcatttgtgggggtggggggtttccagcagaatttttaaaataattgttaggCTTTAGAACCCCATTGTTTGGAAAGATCCTTTTAATCTCAACTTTATTCAGATATGTAAAGTCTTTCTAATTTCATCTGATACTCAGTACATCAGGGGTTGACTTTTCTGCCtgccatttctgaaaaaaaaatttttttaagtcctcatttatggtttcaggttctTTAGGTTCAAATTCCTATGATGTTTCATCCCGTAACATAAAGTTTCTTATTATGCAGAATTCAGTCAATAGTACATTTTatgatacatttttgaaaaaaagttctTGCAATCCTTATTTAGTTACAAAAATTAAACAGAAGGAAGCTCCATGAAATTTAGATGTCCTGATTAAATTCAGTTTGGTTCAACATGTGTTGGGTATAACATATGCCCAACACTGTTTGGTGAAGAAGACGGGCTCCCAGCCCTCCAAGAGCTCAAGCCAGGCAACAGCAACCACAGGAACTGGGACAGGGATTAGGGCAAAGAGCCACAGGCAATGCAGCACCATGAGTGCCATAGAGGGGAGAATAAAGAGACACTGGTTAATTTGCCCAGTGTGGGGAGGCGGTCATCTAAATACAGGGACAGTTTGAAAGCATTCAGTTTCTAAATAGTTACACAGTTATATTCATTATGATTTGTGAACAGGTGCAGAAAAAAGCCTGCATAATGTTACATATTTATAGTAGTTCTTTGTCTGTAAAAATGTTAAGTGGATGAGCTATATGAAAGTAAAAGttccattttgtatttctcattaaaattagTACTATAGGACTGTGGATCAGATGCTGATATTAAAGAAATACTCTGTAGAAAAAAGGTTTTAACCTGAATTAATATATGTACTGACTATTAATATAGAATAAATGTTATATTggctcatgtttattttatttacctaaatcttttaagagaaatgtggtatattatatttatttcctaaaagtATAAAGATCACACTGAAGAAAACTATTGAGTTAACATTACCAAGAGTTCTACTTTGCTAGTTGGGTGTTGGACAGATTTTACAATGATCTGCCCAAAAGAGCTCACCTGCAGGGGTTCCTTGGTGGctcacagttggttaagcggttaagcatctgactcttggtttcagctcaggtcatgatctcacagttcatgtgttcgagccctgtatcaggctccgtgctgatagtgtggaacctgcttgggattttctctctctctgacccttccctgctcatgtgttctATAAATACGGAAACAatcaaacaaacttaaaaaagattccACCTACAgcaaagagaaacacaaacaccTCAAACTTGAATTCAATATCAGCGAACTATCCATCTAAAGGGCATTTCTGACTTTGATGCCATCTATAAATTTGGCAAAAAAGTCCACTTGTTTTCACCATCTCCTGCTATACTCATTAGTTTTTCTACATTATACTAACCTAATTGTTAGTAATCTTTATGGTTTTCCAAATAATCAAGCAATCTTGATATGAAAATGCTTAAATTATGCAGATGTTGCTGCTAAAGCTGGGTGTTTCACAAGTTCTGTGTTTACAGacactgattttatttccctaaCATTGACAACCCTGTTTTTTCTTAAGCACAGCACAATGGTAATAATTGGACTTCTATTACAGATTGTCTTTTCTAAATCTCGGGACCAGTTTAAAGTCGATtgtgtctggggcacctggctggctcagtcagtagagcatgtgactcttgatctcagggctgtgagtttgagtcccacgttgggtgtagaggttacttaaaaaagaaaatagagtggATAGCGTCCTAAAACCAAAATGTGTGCCGAAGTAAAATGTCTTACTAGTGAACAGACCCCGTATATAGGGTATTTCTGCaggatttaaaaattcttattaaatcACAATTCTGTTGTAAAAGAAAGATACACCACCTTTTGCAAGACTTGTTTTCACAGGCAATCCCGTGAATCGTTTTTTAGACCCACCATTACTGCTGAAGTCTGGAGTGAGTTCCTACtttccccaccctaccccccgaGAAGCTTGAGATCATGAGGGGTTGAGTTTCTGAGAGTGAGTACAGACAGTCCCCAACTTAGGTTGTTCAACTAATGATTTTTTTACTTCATTGGGACAGTGAGGGCCaagggcctttttctttttttttaagtaggcttcacacccgacatggagcccaacacggggctttgaactcatgatcctgcaatcaagagttggacgcttggccaattgagccacccaggtgccctgattttttgACTTCATGATCGTGTGAgagcattcagtagaaaccatgcTTGGAAGTTTGCATTTCGATCTTTCCTAGACTAACACTAGTGTGATGCTCTGGCAGCAGCCACAATTCACATTCAACTATGTGATCATGAGGGTCAATAACTGATACACTcaaaccattctgtacccatacaaccATTGTTTTTCACCTTCAGTACGGTATTCAATACATTACATGAAGTATTCAgtgctttattataaaataggctttctGTTAGATGATTTTTCCAAAGTAGGCTAATGTAAGAGTTCTGAGCTATGTTTAAGGTAGCCAGGCTAAGCTCTGctgttcagtgggttaagtgtattaaatgcattttcaacttacgaTGTTTTGAATTTACAATGGGTTTATTAGGACGTAACCCCGCCATAGACTGAGGAAGATTATATGTGTTTGTACATGAGCACACTACACATCCTCAGAAAATCCTCAGCAAAGCTGGGCACAGGTGCCATGAATAATTAAAGACAACCTAGGTAAGTGGAGAATGGTGTGGTGGCTCCCAGCCTAGAAAAGTCCCACACTGAAACTCGtctctgtaggggcgcctgggtggctcaatcagttgagcggccagctcttggttttggctcaggtcatgatctcagggttgtgggatcaacccctgtgttgagctccacactgacagtgcagaacctgcttgggattccctctctccctctctgcccttcccccacttaggtgctcatgcactctctcaaaataaacttaaaaaaaaaaatgtctctgtaAATTCCAGCTCATAACAGCAATGGTGGTGGTGTTCAGCAGTTTCTGCACATTAGCAAGACAAGATGCACTTTCCCTGTTGACTCATTTTGTGGCTAAACTCAGATAGGACTTTCagccttgatttttttattgCAGTGCAATTATGGGGCAAGGATTCAGCTTTTCACAGCTCTACTTGTGGCCGTGAAACCCAGACCTTCCACTTCTGCACTCGGGGAGATGGGGAACACAGGGTGACACGAAAAGCAGATGGCGTCATTTGTATACTTGTACTCGAATCCTTTATTCCCAAATCCCTCCTGTGACATCCATACCTTCAGGGCACAGGAAGTTCTAGTCAGTATGCCTACAAGTGGGTCTCCGGGCCACATCTGTGATGATCAGTCAGTCACTACTGCAGCTACAGCCATGCACGCTCAGATCAATCAGCCTCATACACAAATTACAATGCACAGCTTCCATGTGGAACAGCCATTTATGGCATAAAAACGTAGAATATTGACTATTTAAAGACATCATCCCAAAACGTAGTATTTCCATCCTCCTGATCAGAACTAGTTAGAACTTACCCTCATACTCTGGGTAAGGCTGAGATGTACAGAATGCCAAAACAATAGGTCACCACGCAATTCCAGTGAAAAAAGTCACTAGGCTAAGCTAGGACGTTCGAtgggttaggtgtattaaatgtattttataatcttCTATCCAGATATGCCACAAACAGCCTTATCGGCAGTTTCACTGATTTCATAGTGAATTTGCTTAGAATTATCGTTTTAGTTTTATGGGTTTCTTCTATACCCTGAATGTCTGGCTGATGTGTTTTTCTGATCTGCGGAGGTTTAATAGTGAATAATAATCATTATATACAGCAAAATCCACTCTGTGCACAGTTCTGCAGATTTTGACAAGCATATAGTTGTGTCACCTAGggggtctttttttcttattctgatttcattatttttttataccaCATGTGTATTTTAGTTTAATTTCCTGACTGCATAAGTGGAAACTGCTACTTGCTGCAGAAACTCAAAATAAGGGCTTCTTAAACCCTATGTTTAAACCAGGAAGG
This region of Lynx canadensis isolate LIC74 chromosome B3, mLynCan4.pri.v2, whole genome shotgun sequence genomic DNA includes:
- the AKAP5 gene encoding A-kinase anchor protein 5; protein product: MEATVSEIQVESKDEKRPTEVSPQDERQEEKASVLCFKRRKKAAKEMKPKTSSKAAGAARTGPPEAGASDQPQAPVGAWASIKRLVTHRKRSEASKQQKPFEAKVQPEISAEDADLSRKKAKSRLKIPCIKFSKREKRSNHSKIIEDSDCSLRVQGEAERLDTEAPTQSDEQATTPKLPQDVSKAVSQKGGDEVCEPNGSHSTMAPGEKVIAVELGLDTGHSAIHTGTLVIERDTETTEEKQSVQPQQASPLEPSETQQQPPLVSDVPPSPAVPDQQIVEEAKSNILESGPNWKQHESGEIVAEESEPKDTELSQKSELRGNEVTAEKPKPEESKRMEPIAIIITDTEISEFDVKKSKNVPKQFLISIENEQIGVFANDSGFEGRTSEQYETLLKETASSLVKNAIQLSIEQLINEMASDDNKINNLLQ